A single region of the Vicia villosa cultivar HV-30 ecotype Madison, WI linkage group LG4, Vvil1.0, whole genome shotgun sequence genome encodes:
- the LOC131596120 gene encoding metal-nicotianamine transporter YSL3-like — protein sequence MGNISNEEQELREIENLEREDVEKAGVDVVEDASGIAPWTQQITVRGLITSIFIGLIYSVIVLKLNLTTGLVPNLNVSVALLGFVFIKLWTKILEKANIVSTPFTRQENTIIQTCAVACYSASYGGGFGSYLLGLNRKTYERVGGASTPGNTPDTKEPGIGWMTSFLFVTYFVGLTALIPFRKMMIIDAKLPYPTGNATGVLINGFHTPKGNVMAKKQVKGFMRFFSFSLLWSFFQWFYAGGDHCGFAQFPTFGLKAWKNTFYFDFSMTYVGTGMICSHLVNLSLLFGAVVSWAIMWPLIGVLKGNWFPESLPESSMKSLNGYKVFISIALILGDGLYNFIKVIYFSVLNFQACVKRKNRRTASVTDDNQDQDQNQNQTPDDLTRNELFIKESVPIWLACAGYVVLTVISINVIPLIFPQMKWYFVVVAYLLAPILGFCNAYGTGLTDMNMAYNYGKVALFILAALGGKSDGVVAGLVACGLIKSLASTSSDLMQDMKTGHLTLTSPRSMLVTQAIGTAIGCVVAPLTFFLFYHSFDVGNPDGEYKAPYAIIYRNMAILGVEGFSALPNHCLKFCYGFFAFAVLVNLLRDWNPKNIGKWIPLPMAMAVPFVVGAYFAVDMCVGSLVVFVWSKMKRKEANLMVPAVASGLICGDGIWVLPSAVLALFKVRPPICMSFAANN from the exons ATGGGAAATATAAGCAATGAAGAACAAGAACTTAGAGAGATTGAAAATTTGGAGAGAGAAGATGTAGAAAAAGCTGGAGTTGATGTTGTAGAAGATGCAAGTGGAATAGCACCATGGACACAACAGATTACAGTTAGAGGACTGATAACTAGCATCTTTATTGGCTTAATTTACAGTGTCATTGTGTTGAAACTGAATCTCACAACTGGCCTAGTCCCTAATCTCAATGTTTCAGTTGCACTTCTTGGTTTTGTGTTCATTAAACTTTGGACTAAGATTCTTGAAAAAGCGAATATTGTTTCAACACCTTTCACTAGACAGGAGAATACCATTATTCAGACTTGTGCTGTTGCATGTTACAGTGCTTCTTATGGAG GTGGTTTTGGGTCTTATCTTTTGGGTTTGAATCGGAAGACATATGAGCGAGTCGGAGGAGCTAGTACACCGGGGAATACTCCTGACACCAAGGAGCCTGGAATTGGCTGGATGACTAGCTTTCTCTTTGTTACTTACTTTGTCGGGCTAACAGCATTAATTCCATTTAGAAAG ATGATGATAATAGATGCTAAATTACCTTATCCAACGGGAAATGCTACAGGTGTTCTTATTAATGGATTCCATACTCCTAAAGGAAATGTCATGGCCAA GAAACAGGTTAAGGGTTTCATGCGGTTCTTTTCATTCAGTTTGCTTTGGTCTTTCTTCCAATGGTTCTATGCTGGTGGAGACCATTGCGGATTCGCTCAGTTTCCTACTTTCGGGTTGAAAGCATGGAAAAACAC ATTTTACTTCGATTTCAGCATGACTTATGTTGGAACGGGAATGATTTGTTCACATCTTGTCAACTTATCATTACTATTTGGTGCTGTTGTTTCATGGGCAATTATGTGGCCACTGATTGGAGTACTAAAAGGAAATTGGTTCCCTGAAAGTTTACCAGAAAGTAGCATGAAGAGTCTTAATGGTTATAAG GTTTTTATTTCCATTGCATTAATCCTTGGTGATGGACTCTACAATTTTATCAAAGTAATCTATTTTAGTGTCTTAAATTTTCAAGCCTGCGTGAAAAGGAAGAATCGCAGAACAG CTTCAGTTACAGATGATAACCAAGATCAGGATCAGAATCAGAACCAGACTCCAGACGATCTTACCCGCaatgaattatttataaaagaaaGTGTTCCAATATGGTTAGCATGTGCAGGCTATGTAGTACTCACGGTAATCTCCATCAATGTTATCCCTTTAATATTCCCACAAATGAAGTGGTACTTTGTGGTAGTAGCTTATCTCCTAGCACCCATTCTTGGGTTCTGCAATGCTTATGGTACTGGCTTAACTGACATGAACATGGCTTATAACTATGGAAAAGTAGCACTTTTCATACTTGCAGCCTTAGGAGGGAAAAGTGATGGTGTTGTTGCTGGACTTGTAGCATGCGGACTAATAAAATCACTTGCTTCAACTTCATCTGATTTAATGCAAGATATGAAGACCGGTCATTTGACTTTAACTTCCCCGAGATCAATGCTTGTAACACAAGCAATTGGTACAGCAATAGGTTGTGTTGTTGCACCACTCACATTCTTTCTTTTCTACCATTCTTTTGATGTTGGAAACCCTGACGGTGAATACAAAGCACCATATGCGATCATCTATAGAAACATGGCAATTCTTGGTGTTGAAGGCTTTTCGGCACTACCAAACCATTGCTTGAAATTCTGTTACGGGTTTTTTGCATTTGCTGTGTTGGTTAACTTGTTAAGAGATTGGAACCCTAAAAATATTGGGAAATGGATCCCGCTTCCTATGGCAATGGCTGTGCCTTTTGTTGTTGGGGCTTATTTTGCAGTTGACATGTGTGTGGGaagtttagtagtgtttgtttggAGTAAGATGAAAAGAAAGGAAGCAAATTTGATGGTTCCGGCTGTTGCTTCTGGTCTGATTTGTGGAGATGGGATATGGGTTCTTCCTTCAGCTGTTCTTGCTTTGTTTAAGGTTCGTCCACCAATTTGTATGAGTTTTGCTGCAAATAACTAG
- the LOC131598391 gene encoding F-box/kelch-repeat protein At3g06240-like, which produces MALSNEKLPQKSLSRFKCVRKTWAVLFENPYFLNMYQTSFKSNNSYYNDACVLLKQTPLDFEKHSLLYLLSGERFDNKVKLDWPSSFQDDDHDFNVNILGSGINGILCIYSEGLISKVVLWNPAIDEFRVIPMKPTVSVPSYKTDFDRLYGFGYDYVRDDFKVIRYVNFFTNLHYLLDDQIDKSSNIFYDPLWEIYSLKSNSWRKLDLDIPRSPDSMINSLDQVYVSGMCHWFGESETTDDNLYLVSFDLGNEVVFLTSIPILMDDSNNFELVDTHLMVLNESIALISSDAGTNTFHISILGEIGVKESWNKLFRVGPLPCLGYSIGMGKNNDIFFVKEDEELAMCDLGTHTVQELGIKGVFYCCQVVIYKKSLLSITE; this is translated from the exons ATGGCTCTTTCAAATGAAAAG TTGCCTCAGAAATCTTTAAGTCGATTTAAATGTGTACGTAAAACATGGGCCGTGTTATTTGAAAACCCTTATTTCTTGAACATGtatcaaacaagtttcaaatctaataactcatattacaatgaTGCTTGTGTCCTCTTAAAGCAGACTCCATTAGATTTTGAAAAGCATTCTTTGTTGTATTTGCTTTCTGGTGAGAGGTTTGACAATAAAGTCAAATTAGATTGGCCGTCTTCATTTCAAGATGATGAtcatgattttaatgttaatattttgGGTTCTGGAATTAATGGTATTCTTTGTATTTACTCCGAAGGCCTTATTTCAAAAGTTGTACTATGGAACCCAGCTATTGATGAATTTAGGGTTATTCCTATGAAACCAACTGTGTCTGTACCTTCATATAAAACAGATTTTGATCGACTTTACGGATTTGgttatgattatgttagagatgATTTTAAGGTGATTCGATATGTAAACTTTTTTACAAATTTACACTATTTATTAGATGACCAGATTGATAAGTCgtcaaatatattttatgatCCTTTGTGGGAGATATATAGCCTCAAAAGTAATTCTTGGAGAAAACTTGATTTGGATATACCAAGGTCTCCTGATAGCATGATAAATTCTTTGGATCAAGTGTATGTTAGTGGGATGTGTCACTGGTTTGGAGAAAGTGAAACCACTGATGATAATTTATATTTGGTGTCATTTGATTTGGGTAATGAAGTGGTATTTCTAACATCCATACCCATACTTATGGATGATAGTAACAATTTTGAATTGGTGGATACTCATTTAATGGTGTTAAATGAGTCCATTGCTTTAATATCTAGTGATGCAGGAACAAATACTTTTCACATATCGATTCTTGGTGAAATTGGTGTGAAGGAATCATGGAATAAGCTCTTTAGAGTTGGACCATTACCTTGTCTTGGGTATTCTATTGGAATGGGGAAGAATAACGATATATTCTTTGTAAAAGAAGACGAAGAATTGGCCATGTGTGATTTAGGTACCCACACAGTTCAAGAGCTTGGCATTAAAGGTGTGTTCTATTGTTGTCAGGTCGTAATATATAAGAAAAGTCTTCTGTCAATTACAGAATAA
- the LOC131596126 gene encoding rab GTPase-activating protein 22-like isoform X2: MLFTEDGRLRDGGAKLLKRVRSGGVAPRIRAEVWPFLLGVYNFNSTNDERDAVRAQNRKEYEKLRRQCRKLIKKSNESCKLNEIGEISYEGGGESLVQDSGSSSFDDAASAREFLSSQDRSPEAESSDYPSIVSLEGDDYVNVNNADASSLDTDFTESPEVIQTVPPDDDQEDNKPMKTTQDSAEGPEVNQTAPSDDVQEDNNPMKTTDSAEGPEVIQTAPPEDVQEDNNPMKITKDSAEGPEVIQTAPPEDVQEDNNPMKITKDSAEGSEVIQTAPPEDVQEDNNPMKITKDPTEGPELIQKAPPDDVQEDNNPVKATKEVSSPLKEKVPSKAPTNEDFSTWQRIIRLDALRANADWMSLYPSQAAVSDNVARRTAEAVGLEDYGHLEAGRIFHAARLVAILEAYALYDPEIGYCQGMSDLLSPIVSIISEDHEAFWCFVGFMKKARQNFRLDEVGIRRQLELVAKIIKYKDAHLFKHLEKLQAEDCFFVYRMVVVLFRRELTFEQTVCLWEVMWADQAAVRAGIGISTWNKVRKRAPPTDDLLLYAIAASVLQRRKLIIERYSSMDEIIRECNSMSGQLDVLKLLDDAHSLVVTLHDKIET, translated from the exons ATGTTGTTTACAGAAGATGGTAGACTCCGTGATGGTGGAGCTAAGCTCCTGAAAAGAGTGCGCAGTGGA GGTGTTGCTCCCAGAATAAGAGCTGAAGTCTGGCCATTCCTATTAGGAGT GTATAACTTTAACAGCACAAATGATGAAAGAGATGCTGTGAGAGCTCAAAATAG AAAGGAATATGAAAAACTCCGTCGACAATGCAGGAAACTCATAAAAAAAAGCAACGAAAGCTGTAAGTTAAATGAAATTGGTGAAATTAGCTATGAAGGAGGTGGTGAAAGTCTTGTTCAAGATTCTGGTtcttctagttttgatgatgcaGCCAGCGCCAGGGAGTTCCTTTCTAGTCAGGACAGGAGTCCAGAAGCTGAATCTTCAGATTATCCATCCATTGTCTCATTGGAAGGAGATGATTATGTTAATGTCAACAATGCTGATGCATCTTCACTGGATACGGATTTTACTGAATCTCCTGAAGTAATTCAAACAGTTCCCCCTGATGATGATCAAGAAGATAACAAACCCATGAAAACTACCCAGGATTCCGCTGAAGGTCCTGAAGTAAATCAAACAGCTCCTTCTGATGATGTTCAGGAAGACAACAACCCCATGAAAACTACGGATTCCGCTGAAGGTCCTGAAGTAATTCAAACAGCTCCTCCTGAAGATGTCCAGGAAGACAACAACCCCATGAAAATTACCAAGGATTCCGCTGAAGGTCCTGAAGTAATTCAAACAGCTCCTCCTGAAGATGTTCAGGAAGACAACAACCCCATGAAAATTACCAAGGATTCCGCTGAAGGTTCTGAAGTAATTCAAACAGCTCCTCCTGAAGATGTTCAGGAAGACAACAACCCCATGAAAATTACCAAGGATCCCACTGAAGGTCCTGAACTAATTCAAAAAGCTCCTCCTGATGATGTTCAGGAAGACAACAACCCCGTGAAAGCTACCAAGGAAGTCTCTTCTCCCTTGAAAGAAAAAGTTCCATCAAAGGCACCAACTAATGAAGACTTCTCCACCTGGCAACGGATTATCCGACTTGATGCATTACGTGCTAATGCTGACTGGATGTCACTCTATCCCTCTCAAGCTGCCGTATCAGACAATGTGGCACGTCGTACTGCTGAGGCTGTTGGCTTGGAGGATTATGGCCACCTAGAGGCAGGCAGGATCTTCCATGCTGCCCGACTAGTTGCTATTCTTGAAGCATATGCTCTATATGACCCTGAAATTGGCTACTGCCAGGGTATGAGTGACCTGCTATCTCCAATAGTTAGTATTATATCAGAGGATCACGAGGCTTTCTGGTGTTTCGTCGGATTCATGAAGAAGGCACGGCAAAATTTTAGGCTTGATGAGGTGGGTATAAGGAGGCAACTAGAATTAGTTGCCAAAATAATCAAGTATAAGGATGCCCATCTATTTAAGCATTTGGAGAAGCTTCAGGCTGAGGATTGCTTCTTTGTGTATAGGATGGTGGTGGTACTGTTTCGAAGGGAGTTGACATTTGAGCAGACTGTTTGCCTTTGGGAAGTAATGTGGGCAGATCAAGCTGCAGTCAGGGCAGGTATTGGGATTTCCACATGGAACAAAGTTAGAAAGCGTGCACCACCAACAGATGATCTATTGCTTTACGCAATAGCAGCTTCGGTATTACAGAGGAGGAAATTGATCATTGAAAGGTATAGCAGCATGGATGAGATCATTAGGGAATGCAATAGCATGTCAGGACAGCTTGATGTTTTGAAATTGCTAGATGATGCACATAGCTTAGTGGTCACTCTTCATGATAAAATAGAGACATGA
- the LOC131596126 gene encoding rab GTPase-activating protein 22-like isoform X1 encodes MNTSSRLNTNTDTTAILSVAAGAKTGRKGRFSLMAAAQANSTPAVVFTALAGVAIVAVIFYGASRKRKHALSPQQWKMLFTEDGRLRDGGAKLLKRVRSGGVAPRIRAEVWPFLLGVYNFNSTNDERDAVRAQNRKEYEKLRRQCRKLIKKSNESCKLNEIGEISYEGGGESLVQDSGSSSFDDAASAREFLSSQDRSPEAESSDYPSIVSLEGDDYVNVNNADASSLDTDFTESPEVIQTVPPDDDQEDNKPMKTTQDSAEGPEVNQTAPSDDVQEDNNPMKTTDSAEGPEVIQTAPPEDVQEDNNPMKITKDSAEGPEVIQTAPPEDVQEDNNPMKITKDSAEGSEVIQTAPPEDVQEDNNPMKITKDPTEGPELIQKAPPDDVQEDNNPVKATKEVSSPLKEKVPSKAPTNEDFSTWQRIIRLDALRANADWMSLYPSQAAVSDNVARRTAEAVGLEDYGHLEAGRIFHAARLVAILEAYALYDPEIGYCQGMSDLLSPIVSIISEDHEAFWCFVGFMKKARQNFRLDEVGIRRQLELVAKIIKYKDAHLFKHLEKLQAEDCFFVYRMVVVLFRRELTFEQTVCLWEVMWADQAAVRAGIGISTWNKVRKRAPPTDDLLLYAIAASVLQRRKLIIERYSSMDEIIRECNSMSGQLDVLKLLDDAHSLVVTLHDKIET; translated from the exons ATGAACACATCCTCCCGCTTGAACACCAACACCGACACAACTGCCATTCTCTCTGTTGCCGCCGGTGCAAAGACCGGCCGCAAGGGAAGATTCTCGCTCATGGCCGCCGCGCAAGCGAACTCTACTCCGGCGGTTGTCTTCACGGCCCTCGCCGGCGTCGCTATTGTCGCTGTCATTTTCTACGGTGCCAGTAG GAAAAGGAAACACGCCCTTTCACCTCAGCAATGGAAAATGTTGTTTACAGAAGATGGTAGACTCCGTGATGGTGGAGCTAAGCTCCTGAAAAGAGTGCGCAGTGGA GGTGTTGCTCCCAGAATAAGAGCTGAAGTCTGGCCATTCCTATTAGGAGT GTATAACTTTAACAGCACAAATGATGAAAGAGATGCTGTGAGAGCTCAAAATAG AAAGGAATATGAAAAACTCCGTCGACAATGCAGGAAACTCATAAAAAAAAGCAACGAAAGCTGTAAGTTAAATGAAATTGGTGAAATTAGCTATGAAGGAGGTGGTGAAAGTCTTGTTCAAGATTCTGGTtcttctagttttgatgatgcaGCCAGCGCCAGGGAGTTCCTTTCTAGTCAGGACAGGAGTCCAGAAGCTGAATCTTCAGATTATCCATCCATTGTCTCATTGGAAGGAGATGATTATGTTAATGTCAACAATGCTGATGCATCTTCACTGGATACGGATTTTACTGAATCTCCTGAAGTAATTCAAACAGTTCCCCCTGATGATGATCAAGAAGATAACAAACCCATGAAAACTACCCAGGATTCCGCTGAAGGTCCTGAAGTAAATCAAACAGCTCCTTCTGATGATGTTCAGGAAGACAACAACCCCATGAAAACTACGGATTCCGCTGAAGGTCCTGAAGTAATTCAAACAGCTCCTCCTGAAGATGTCCAGGAAGACAACAACCCCATGAAAATTACCAAGGATTCCGCTGAAGGTCCTGAAGTAATTCAAACAGCTCCTCCTGAAGATGTTCAGGAAGACAACAACCCCATGAAAATTACCAAGGATTCCGCTGAAGGTTCTGAAGTAATTCAAACAGCTCCTCCTGAAGATGTTCAGGAAGACAACAACCCCATGAAAATTACCAAGGATCCCACTGAAGGTCCTGAACTAATTCAAAAAGCTCCTCCTGATGATGTTCAGGAAGACAACAACCCCGTGAAAGCTACCAAGGAAGTCTCTTCTCCCTTGAAAGAAAAAGTTCCATCAAAGGCACCAACTAATGAAGACTTCTCCACCTGGCAACGGATTATCCGACTTGATGCATTACGTGCTAATGCTGACTGGATGTCACTCTATCCCTCTCAAGCTGCCGTATCAGACAATGTGGCACGTCGTACTGCTGAGGCTGTTGGCTTGGAGGATTATGGCCACCTAGAGGCAGGCAGGATCTTCCATGCTGCCCGACTAGTTGCTATTCTTGAAGCATATGCTCTATATGACCCTGAAATTGGCTACTGCCAGGGTATGAGTGACCTGCTATCTCCAATAGTTAGTATTATATCAGAGGATCACGAGGCTTTCTGGTGTTTCGTCGGATTCATGAAGAAGGCACGGCAAAATTTTAGGCTTGATGAGGTGGGTATAAGGAGGCAACTAGAATTAGTTGCCAAAATAATCAAGTATAAGGATGCCCATCTATTTAAGCATTTGGAGAAGCTTCAGGCTGAGGATTGCTTCTTTGTGTATAGGATGGTGGTGGTACTGTTTCGAAGGGAGTTGACATTTGAGCAGACTGTTTGCCTTTGGGAAGTAATGTGGGCAGATCAAGCTGCAGTCAGGGCAGGTATTGGGATTTCCACATGGAACAAAGTTAGAAAGCGTGCACCACCAACAGATGATCTATTGCTTTACGCAATAGCAGCTTCGGTATTACAGAGGAGGAAATTGATCATTGAAAGGTATAGCAGCATGGATGAGATCATTAGGGAATGCAATAGCATGTCAGGACAGCTTGATGTTTTGAAATTGCTAGATGATGCACATAGCTTAGTGGTCACTCTTCATGATAAAATAGAGACATGA
- the LOC131596127 gene encoding pentatricopeptide repeat-containing protein At5g08510-like, with the protein MHTLLSEPFTRPPQPNPPIPTSFTNQTKLPNSNLQSSNINPILPQLTLLNNHPLTSTTYAIILQSSPLTLGKQLHSHSIKTGFHNHHFVQTKLLQMYSINSSFEDACHMFDTMPLRNLHSWTALLRLHLNMGLFQKAFMLFEEFLCDGLREKLDFFVFPVVLNICVGLGDLELGRQLHGMVLKHGFITNVYVGNALIDMYGKCGGLGEAKKVLEGMLRKDCVSWNSIITACVTNGMVHEALDLLQNMLLSELEPNVVTWSAVIGGFSNNGYDVESVELFSRMVGVGVAPNAQTLASVLPACARLKWLFLGKELHGYIVRHDLFSNSFVVNALVDMYRKCGDMKSAFEVFSKFARKSAASYNTMMVGYSENGNMVKAKELFDRMEREGVERDRISWNCMISGFVDNLMLDEALMLFRDLLMEGIEPDSFTLGSVLTGCADTTSIQQGKEIHSIAITKGLSSNSFVGGALVEMYCKCNDIIAAQMAFDEIYERDTSTWNALISGYARSNQIKKIGELLDKMKGGGFEPNAYTWNSILAGLMENKQYDSAMQLFNEMQVSNLRPDIYTTGIILAACSKLATIHRGKQVHAYSIRAGYDSDAQIGAGLVDMYTKCGSIKHCHEVYNKISNPTLVCHNAMLTAYAMHGHGEEGIAIFHRMLADKVRPDHVTFLSVISSCVHAGSIKIGYECFYLMKKYNITPTLKHYTSMIDLLSRAGKLTEAYQLIKNMPMEADSVTWNALLGGCLIHKEVSLGEIAARKLIELEPDNTGNYVMLSNLYASAGRWHNLAKTRELMNDKGMQKSPGCSWIEDRDGIHVFLASDKSHPRIEEIYFTLDNLTKSIRIKTHKSIIT; encoded by the coding sequence ATGCACACCCTGCTTTCAGAACCCTTCACACGCCCACCCCAACCAAACCCACCAATACCCACTTCTTTCACAAACCAAACAAAACTACCCAATTCAAACCTTCAATCCTCAAACATAAACCCCATACTCCCTCAATTAACCCTTCTCAACAACCACCCACTTACTTCCACCACCTACGCCATCATTCTCCAATCTTCCCCTCTCACTTTAGGAAAACAACTTCACTCCCACTCCATCAAAACCGGCTTCCACAACCACCATTTTGTTCAAACCAAGTTACTTCAAATGTACTCCATCAACTCGTCTTTTGAAGATGCCTGCCACATGTTTGACACAATGCCGCTTAGAAACTTGCATTCTTGGACTGCACTTCTACGCCTTCATCTTAACATGGGGTTGTTTCAAAAAGCGTTTATGCTTTTTGAAGAGTTCTTATGTGATGGATTGAgagaaaaattggatttttttgtgTTCCCTGTTGTGTTGAACATTTGTGTTGGTCTTGGTGATTTGGAACTAGGTAGACAACTTCATGGGATGGTTTTGAAACATGGGTTTATTACTAATGTTTATGTGGGGAATGCTTTGATTGATATGTATGGTAAATGTGGGGGCTTAGGTGAGGCTAAGAAAGTTCTAGAAGGAATGCTGCGAAAGGATTGTGTCTCTTGGAATTCTATTATAACCGCGTGTGTTACCAATGGGATGGTGCATGAGGCGTTGGATCTCTTGCAAAATATGTTATTGAGTGAGTTGGAACCCAATGTTGTTACTTGGAGTGCGGTTATTGGAGGGTTTTCGAATAATGGTTATGATGTTGAGTCAGTTGAATTGTTTTCTAGAATGGTGGGAGTAGGGGTGGCACCAAATGCTCAGACGCTAGCGAGCGTTCTTCCTGCTTGTGCTAGGTTGAAATGGCTTTTCCTCGGGAAAGAACTGCATGGCTATATTGTTAGACATGATTTGTTCTCTAATAGTTTTGTTGTGAATGCATTAGTGGACATGTATAGAAAGTGTGGTGATATGAAAAGTGCCTTTGAAGTGTTTTCCAAGTTTGCGAGGAAAAGTGCAGCGTCTTACAATACAATGATGGTTGGTTATTCAGAAAATGGTAATATGGTAAAGGCAAAGGAATTATTTGATCGGATGGAGCGAGAAGGCGTGGAAAGGGATAGAATATCATGGAATTGTATGATATCAGGTTTTGTGGATAATCTCATGCTTGATGAAGCTCTGATGTTGTTTCGAGATTTATTGATGGAAGGAATTGAACCCGATTCCTTCACTCTTGGAAGTGTCCTTACCGGATGTGCTGATACAACTTCTATTCAACAAGGGAAAGAGATACATTCCATTGCAATTACCAAAGGTCTATCGTCCAACAGCTTTGTCGGCGGAGCTTTGGTTGAAATGTACTGTAAATGCAATGACATTATAGCTGCTCAAATGGCATTTGATGAAATATACGAAAGAGATACATCTACATGGAATGCGTTAATATCTGGCTATGCTCGGTCTAATCAAATTAAAAAGATTGGAGAACTTCTTGACAAAATGAAAGGGGGTGGTTTTGAGCCTAATGCCTATACATGGAATAGTATTTTAGCTGGCCTTATGGAAAATAAACAATATGATTCAGCAATGCAATTGTTCAATGAAATGCAGGTCTCAAATTTGAGGCCCGACATATACACAACTGGAATAATCTTAGCAGCATGCTCCAAATTGGCGACAATCCACCGAGGAAAGCAAGTCCATGCATATTCCATTAGAGCAGGGTACGACTCCGATGCTCAAATTGGAGCCGGCTTAGTAGACATGTATACGAAATGCGGGAGTATTAAACACTGCCATGAAGTTTATAACAAGATATCAAACCCTACTTTGGTGTGCCACAATGCTATGCTCACCGCTTATGCCATGCATGGACACGGCGAAGAAGGAATTGCTATTTTCCACAGAATGTTAGCCGACAAAGTTAGACCAGACCATGTAACTTTCCTATCAGTCATTTCTTCATGTGTTCACGCAGGATCAATCAAGATTGGTTATGAATGCTTTTATTTGATGAAAAAATACAACATCACACCCACATTAAAGCATTATACGAGCATGATCGACCTCTTGAGTCGCGCGGGGAAGCTCACCGAAGCATATCAACTTATCAAAAACATGCCAATGGAAGCTGATTCAGTGACCTGGAATGCTCTTCTTGGAGGCTGTTTAATTCATAAGGAAGTTTCCTTAGGTGAAATTGCAGCCCGAAAGCTCATCGAATTGGAGCCGGATAACACCGGAAACTATGTTATGTTATCAAACTTGTATGCTTCTGCAGGAAGATGGCACAATCTTGCTAAAACTAGAGAGTTAATGAATGATAAGGGAATGCAAAAGAGTCCAGGATGCAGTTGGATAGAAGATAGAGATGGAATTCATGTTTTTCTTGCTAGTGATAAAAGTCACCCAAGAATAGAAGAAATATATTTTACGCTAGATAACTTGACTAAGTCCATTAGAATAAAAACACACAAATCAATTATAACATGA